One genomic window of Magnolia sinica isolate HGM2019 chromosome 3, MsV1, whole genome shotgun sequence includes the following:
- the LOC131239339 gene encoding DUF724 domain-containing protein 3-like isoform X1 gives MAPLRRWRLLHSLLKMDEQGATAAAGDTTCVESGRDDVTSKGSLEKTERSSGGGSNGDLLPKGNPHASEESSHFQGTPNKLQSMVQIDSGGDVATSNCSGREEACSMGNLVTGDFCLSPQLRELKSRIFAALPQDPHYLPLANYSSIVREGMILGLDLAFVTVFEEIRQLGPHDFASKIEDLTERLSQLEQMGYNVRKLRQHLDNLRGIAERNRASRDAVARLEADARDREAKLHSAEGNVSMLASCVAVLEAEIKRSKAEIESERAIITNRQSEIINLRSEAETLRKHLCNVESEFASAAQSLL, from the exons ATGGCGCCCCTCCGAAGGTGGCGACTTTTGCATAGTTTGCTG aaaatggatgaacaaggaGCCACTGCTGCGGCAGGTGATACAACTTGTGTTGAAAGTGGTCGGGATGATGTTACGAGCAAGGGGTCATTAGAGAAGACGGAAAGAAGCTCGGGCGGCGGCAGTAATGGTGACTTGCTGCCAAAGGGAAATCCGCATGCATCTGAGGAATCCTCACACTTTCAAGGAACACCAAATAAACTGCAATCGATGGTGCAGATAGATTCAGGTGGTGATGTTGCTACATCGAATTGTAGTGGACGTGAAGAAGCATGTAGTATGGGGAATCTTGTTACAGGTGACTTTTGTTTGTCACCACAACTGAGGGAGCTCAAGAGCCGCATCTTTGCTGCTCTGCCTCAAGACCCACATTACCTCCCGCTCGCGAATTATAGTAGTATAGTCCGTGAGGGAATGATCCTGGGCCTCGATTTGGCTTTTGTTACAGTTTTTGAAGAAATCCGTCAATTGGGTCCTCATGATTTCGCCTCCAAAATAGAGGATTTGACAGAGAGATTGTCCCAACTGGAGCAAATGGGCTACAATGTGCGGAAGCTGAGGCAACACTTGGATAATCTTCGAGGAATTGCCGAACGCAATCGAGCCTCTCGAGATGCAGTTGCAAGGTTGGAAGCTGACGCTAGAGATCGAGAGGCCAAACTGCACTCCGCTGAAGGTAATGTTTCCATGTTGGCTTCGTGTGTTGCCGTGCTAGAAGCAGAAATCAAGAGGTCCAAGGCGGAGATTGAATCTGAACGGGCCATCATAACCAATCGGCAATCTGAAATCATCAACCTTCGATCAGAGGCTGAAACACTGAGGAAACATCTTTGCAATGTAGAATCCGAGTTTGCGTCTGCCGCCCAATCACTTTTGTAA
- the LOC131239339 gene encoding DUF724 domain-containing protein 3-like isoform X2 — MDEQGATAAAGDTTCVESGRDDVTSKGSLEKTERSSGGGSNGDLLPKGNPHASEESSHFQGTPNKLQSMVQIDSGGDVATSNCSGREEACSMGNLVTGDFCLSPQLRELKSRIFAALPQDPHYLPLANYSSIVREGMILGLDLAFVTVFEEIRQLGPHDFASKIEDLTERLSQLEQMGYNVRKLRQHLDNLRGIAERNRASRDAVARLEADARDREAKLHSAEGNVSMLASCVAVLEAEIKRSKAEIESERAIITNRQSEIINLRSEAETLRKHLCNVESEFASAAQSLL; from the coding sequence atggatgaacaaggaGCCACTGCTGCGGCAGGTGATACAACTTGTGTTGAAAGTGGTCGGGATGATGTTACGAGCAAGGGGTCATTAGAGAAGACGGAAAGAAGCTCGGGCGGCGGCAGTAATGGTGACTTGCTGCCAAAGGGAAATCCGCATGCATCTGAGGAATCCTCACACTTTCAAGGAACACCAAATAAACTGCAATCGATGGTGCAGATAGATTCAGGTGGTGATGTTGCTACATCGAATTGTAGTGGACGTGAAGAAGCATGTAGTATGGGGAATCTTGTTACAGGTGACTTTTGTTTGTCACCACAACTGAGGGAGCTCAAGAGCCGCATCTTTGCTGCTCTGCCTCAAGACCCACATTACCTCCCGCTCGCGAATTATAGTAGTATAGTCCGTGAGGGAATGATCCTGGGCCTCGATTTGGCTTTTGTTACAGTTTTTGAAGAAATCCGTCAATTGGGTCCTCATGATTTCGCCTCCAAAATAGAGGATTTGACAGAGAGATTGTCCCAACTGGAGCAAATGGGCTACAATGTGCGGAAGCTGAGGCAACACTTGGATAATCTTCGAGGAATTGCCGAACGCAATCGAGCCTCTCGAGATGCAGTTGCAAGGTTGGAAGCTGACGCTAGAGATCGAGAGGCCAAACTGCACTCCGCTGAAGGTAATGTTTCCATGTTGGCTTCGTGTGTTGCCGTGCTAGAAGCAGAAATCAAGAGGTCCAAGGCGGAGATTGAATCTGAACGGGCCATCATAACCAATCGGCAATCTGAAATCATCAACCTTCGATCAGAGGCTGAAACACTGAGGAAACATCTTTGCAATGTAGAATCCGAGTTTGCGTCTGCCGCCCAATCACTTTTGTAA